A single Triticum dicoccoides isolate Atlit2015 ecotype Zavitan chromosome 2A, WEW_v2.0, whole genome shotgun sequence DNA region contains:
- the LOC119357048 gene encoding probable alpha-glucosidase Os06g0675700 gives MAIGLPSTDHFVLLTILICLLLHHCSAVYDVESTAESGKLISAQLKLVGGSTEFGPDVKSLTLTASLETDSRLRVRITDADHRRWEVPQDVIPRPAPGPEPKDVLLDSPGNPSMPSNSTMSSASSDLTFTIHPSPFRFTVSRRSTGDTLFDTSANLVFKDRYLEVTSALPADRASLYGLGEQKKQTFRLQHNDTFTLWNGDVTWSDQPDLNLYGSHPFYMDVRSGGAAHGVLLLNSNGMDILYGGSYVTYKVIGGVLDFYFFVGPSPLDVVDQYTQLIGRPAPMPYWSFGFHQSRYGYKNVADLDGVVAGYAKARIPLEAIWSDIDYMDGYQDFTLDPVNYPSKQLRPFVDRLHNNGQKYVVTVHPAIKRQAAPHEDLFLKRNGANLVGEAWPGEVYFLDFMSPRSTQYWARKISEFRRTIPVDGLWCDINEPSNFKQWQPLNQLDDPPYRINNSGFHLPINYRTVPVSTVHYNGVSEYDAHNLFGLLQAQATHAGLLRDTTRRPFVLSRSTFVGSGRYAAHWAGNNVARWDELAQSINTILNFGLFGIPMMGADTCGFNGNTTQELCSRWIQLGAFYPFARAHAEKTTLRRELYVWEPTARSARKALGMRYRLLPYMYTLMYEAHMTGAPIARPLFFSYPQDADTYGVDRQFMLGRGVLVSPVLQPGATTVDAYFPAGRWFSLYDYSLAYTMKVGKRVTLPAPADLANAHLAGGNILLLQHADLTTSAARQSEFHLLVALAENGTASGELFLDDGDSPEMGAVGGSWTLVRFSCDREESKGMVTTKVSSHVVQNSYAPSRAQVIGKVVFMGLPSAPKSFAIYVNSVQLKAARTKSRTSGVFSVSGLSLAIGQKFEIKLVMSH, from the exons ATGGCGATTGGCTTGCCATCCACTGATCATTTCGTGCTCCTCACCATCCTCATCTGCCTCCTCCTCCATCATTGCAGTGCAGTCTATGATGTCGAGTCAACCGCTGAGTCGGGGAAGCTGATATCGGCCCAGCTAAAGCTCGTCGGTGGGTCGACAGAATTTGGGCCTGATGTGAAGAGTCTCACCCTAACCGCAAG TCTTGAGACGGATAGCCGGCTACGCGTGCGCATCACCGATGCTGACCATCGGCGATGGGAGGTCCCCCAAGACGTCATCCCACGCCCGGCACCAGGGCCAGAACCAAAGGACGTTTTGCTCGACTCACCAGGCAATCCATCCATGCCGAGCAACAGCACCATGTCCAGCGCGTCTTCCGACCTGACCTTCACCATCCACCCCAGCCCGTTCCGCTTCACGGTCTCCCGTCGCTCCACCGGGGACACCCTCTTTGACACTTCCGCCAACCTTGTCTTCAAGGACCG GTACTTGGAGGTGACATCGGCGCTGCCGGCTGACCGAGCATCCCTGTATGGGCTCGGCGAGCAGAAAAAACAGACGTTCCGGCTACAACACAATGACACTTTCACGCTGTGGAACGGGGACGTGACGTGGTCCGACCAACCGGACCTCAACCTCTATGGCTCGCACCCGTTTTACATGGACGTGCGCTCCGGCGGTGCCGCGCATGGCGTGCTCCTCCTGAACAGCAATGGGATGGACATACTGTACGGCGGATCCTACGTCACCTACAAGGTGATCGGTGGCGTGCTAGACTTCTACTTCTTCGTCGGTCCCTCCCCGCTCGACGTCGTGGACCAGTACACACAGCTCATCGGCCGCCCTGCCCCCATGCCCTACTGGTCATTCG GGTTCCACCAGTCTAGGTATGGCTACAAGAACGTGGCTGATCTGGATGGCGTGGTCGCCGGCTACGCCAAGGCCAGGATCCCACTGGAGGCGATCTGGTCGGACATCGACTACATGGACGGTTACCAGGACTTCACGCTGGATCCGGTGAACTACCCGTCCAAGCAGCTCCGGCCATTCGTGGACCGGCTCCACAACAATGGCCAGAAATACGTGGTCACCGTACACCCGGCTATCAAACGGCAAGCAGCACCTCACGAGGACTTGTTCCTCAAGCGAAACGGCGCCAACCTGGTAGGCGAGGCGTGGCCAGGCGAGGTCTACTTCCTGGACTTCATGAGCCCACGTAGCACCCAGTACTGGGCACGAAAGATCTCTGAGTTTCGGCGGACCATCCCTGTGGATGGGCTCTGGTGCGACATTAACGAGCCCTCCAACTTCAAGCAGTGGCAGCCTCTCAATCAGTTGGACGACCCGCCCTACCGCATCAACAACTCCGGCTTCCACCTTCCCATCAACTACAGGACTGTGCCGGTCTCAACGGTGCACTACAACGGCGTGTCCGAGTACGACGCGCACAATCTCTTCGGCCTCCTCCAGGCGCAGGCCACGCACGCCGGGCTGCTCAGGGACACCACACGCCGCCCCTTCGTGCTCAGCCGCTCTACCTTTGTCGGCTCCGGCCGTTACGCCGCGCACTGGGCCGGCAACAATGTCGCGCGGTGGGACGAGCTTGCGCAATCCATCAACACCATCCTCAACTTTGGCCTTTTCGGCATCCCAATGATGGGCGCCGACACCTGTGGCTTCAACGGCAACACCACCCAGGAGCTCTGCAGCCGCTGGATTCAGCTTGGCGCATTCTACCCGTTCGCCAGGGCCCACGCAGAGAAGACAACCCTCCGGCGAGAGCTCTATGTGTGGGAGCCGACGGCACGGTCGGCGAGGAAAGCGTTGGGGATGCGCTATCGGCTACTGCCCTACATGTACACGCTAATGTACGAGGCGCACATGACGGGGGCGCCCATCGCGCGGCCACTCTTCTTCTCCTACCCGCAGGATGCCGACACCTATGGCGTGGACAGGCAGTTCATGCTAGGCCGCGGCGTGCTTGTCTCTCCGGTGCTACAGCCCGGCGCCACCACCGTGGACGCCTATTTCCCGGCCGGCCGGTGGTTCAGTCTTTACGACTACTCCCTCGCCTACACCATGAAGGTCGGCAAGCGCGTGACCCTCCCGGCGCCAGCGGACTTGGCAAACGCGCACCTGGCCGGCGGCAACATCCTACTACTGCAGCATGCCGACCTCACCACGTCCGCTGCACGCCAAAGCGAGTTCCACCTCCTTGTGGCGCTCGCGGAGAATGGGACGGCCAGTGGGGAGCTGTTCTTGGATGACGGCGACTCGCCGGAGATGGGCGCTGTGGGAGGCAGTTGGACCCTGGTGAGATTCAGCTGCGACAGGGAGGAAAGCAAAGGCATGGTCACCACCAAGGTGAGTTCACATGTGGTTCAGAACTCATACGCGCCGAGTCGGGCGCAGGTCATCGGCAAGGTGGTCTTCATGGGGCTGCCGTCCGCACCAAAGAGCTTCGCTATCTATGTAAACAGCGTGCAGCTCAAGGCAGCCCGCACCAAGTCCCGGACGAGTGGAGTCTTCAGCGTCAGTGGCCTGTCGCTGGCAATCGGACAGAAGTTTGAGATAAAGCTTGTCATGTCCCATTAG